The Lysobacter sp. genome includes a window with the following:
- a CDS encoding RDD family protein — protein sequence MTVRATALDTVRNVYTPEGVALRLPAAGPVPRSIAWLIDTAIRWGILLVTSLVVSLIGKAGYGIYLLVYFIVFWGYPILCEVLFDGQTPGKRALELRVVADDGAPVGWLASITRNLLRTVDFLPVGYGVGLVAGFVDPWGRRLGDMVAKTMVIHAPRDRQSLRPPVEGAQAPLKPLQQQEQAAVIAFSERAPQLTQERRAELADIAAPVVGVGGALGVLRLQAVANWLLGRQ from the coding sequence ATGACCGTTCGCGCGACCGCGCTCGACACCGTCCGCAATGTCTACACGCCCGAAGGCGTGGCCCTGCGCCTGCCGGCGGCGGGGCCGGTGCCGCGTTCGATCGCCTGGCTGATCGACACCGCGATCCGCTGGGGCATCCTGCTGGTGACCTCGCTGGTGGTCAGTCTGATCGGCAAGGCCGGCTACGGCATCTATCTGCTCGTGTATTTCATAGTGTTCTGGGGATATCCGATTCTCTGCGAAGTGCTGTTCGACGGACAGACGCCGGGCAAGCGCGCGCTGGAGCTGCGGGTGGTTGCCGATGACGGCGCGCCGGTGGGTTGGCTGGCGTCGATCACCCGCAATCTGCTGCGCACCGTCGACTTTCTGCCGGTGGGCTACGGCGTGGGCCTGGTCGCGGGGTTCGTCGATCCGTGGGGTCGGCGGCTCGGCGATATGGTCGCCAAGACCATGGTGATCCATGCGCCGCGCGACCGGCAGAGCCTGCGACCGCCGGTGGAGGGCGCGCAGGCGCCGCTGAAGCCGCTGCAGCAGCAGGAACAGGCGGCGGTGATCGCGTTCTCCGAGCGTGCGCCGCAACTCACCCAGGAGCGCCGCGCGGAGCTGGCCGACATCGCCGCGCCGGTGGTCGGCGTGGGCGGCGCGCTGGGCGTGCTGCGGCTGCAGGCGGTCGCCAATTGGCTGCTGGGGCGGCAATGA